In the Ilumatobacteraceae bacterium genome, one interval contains:
- the ctaD gene encoding cytochrome c oxidase subunit I, with product MALIERPAPDTLTPAVATPESTYGAFRRPVHSTGWKSWLFTIDHKKLGIMYGVSALFFFLVGGLEALLIRAQLAGPEGTILSADKYNQMFTMHATTMVFLFVMPMAAAFANYFVPLQIGARDVAFPRINAFGFWCFIFGAIFINTSWLLGGAADGGWFMYAPNSSVPFSPTNGIDFWGLGLQITGIASLTGAINLIVTVINMRAPGMSLMKMPIFTWMILVTQFLLLFAIPVITVALFLLMFQRSFDATFFSVEAGADPLLWQHLFWIFGHPEVYILILPSFGIVSEVLPVFSKKPLFGYPLVVFSGAAIGFVGWGVWAHHMFASGLGPISVAVFSVSTMAIAIPTGVKIVNWTMTLWGGKLRFTTAMLFAIGLIVQFTVGGLSGVTHAVAPSDTQQTDTYYIVAHFHYVLFGGAILGIFAGLYYWWPKMFGKLLDEKWGKWNFWMMIVGMNLTFGPMHIIGLQGQPRRMYVWTEARAGSGFFDLGFWNLISSIGSFVLGIGVLLFFVNVFLSHRRHGPAPLDPWDARALEWLTTNPPKEHNFDRVPTVGHLDDFFHRKYEDRGEDGHHDFHQVATAEELMAVEEANADPDIHLPSPSYWPIVLAFGLPVMAYGVIYNFLLIPAGAVIVLLAMFGWSLEPHTATEADYDPPTPEGGAELEVADHG from the coding sequence ATGGCTCTGATCGAACGTCCGGCACCCGACACGCTGACACCCGCCGTCGCGACCCCCGAGTCGACCTACGGTGCGTTCCGCCGTCCCGTCCACTCCACCGGTTGGAAGTCGTGGCTCTTCACGATCGACCACAAGAAGCTCGGCATCATGTACGGCGTCTCGGCGCTGTTCTTCTTCCTGGTCGGTGGCCTCGAGGCCCTGCTCATCCGTGCGCAGCTGGCCGGCCCCGAGGGCACGATCCTCTCGGCCGACAAGTACAACCAGATGTTCACGATGCACGCCACCACCATGGTGTTCCTGTTCGTGATGCCGATGGCGGCCGCCTTCGCGAACTACTTCGTGCCGCTCCAGATCGGCGCCCGTGACGTTGCGTTCCCACGCATCAACGCGTTCGGCTTCTGGTGCTTCATCTTCGGTGCGATCTTCATCAACACGTCGTGGCTCCTCGGTGGCGCCGCCGACGGTGGGTGGTTCATGTACGCACCGAACTCCTCGGTGCCCTTCTCACCGACCAACGGCATCGACTTCTGGGGCCTCGGCCTCCAGATCACCGGTATCGCCTCGCTGACCGGTGCGATCAACCTGATCGTCACCGTGATCAACATGCGGGCACCCGGCATGAGCCTGATGAAGATGCCGATCTTCACCTGGATGATCTTGGTCACCCAGTTCCTGCTGCTCTTCGCGATCCCGGTCATCACCGTCGCCCTGTTCCTGCTGATGTTCCAGAGGTCGTTCGACGCCACCTTCTTCTCGGTCGAGGCGGGTGCCGACCCACTCCTGTGGCAGCACCTGTTCTGGATCTTCGGACACCCCGAGGTGTACATCCTGATCCTGCCCAGCTTCGGCATCGTGTCCGAGGTGCTCCCGGTCTTCTCGAAGAAGCCGTTGTTCGGCTACCCGCTCGTCGTGTTCTCCGGTGCGGCGATCGGCTTCGTCGGCTGGGGCGTGTGGGCACACCACATGTTCGCTTCCGGTCTCGGACCGATCTCGGTCGCCGTGTTCTCGGTGTCGACGATGGCGATCGCGATCCCTACCGGCGTCAAGATCGTCAACTGGACCATGACGCTGTGGGGCGGCAAACTCCGATTCACGACGGCGATGCTCTTCGCGATCGGCCTGATCGTGCAGTTCACGGTCGGCGGTCTGTCCGGTGTGACCCACGCCGTCGCACCGTCCGACACGCAGCAGACCGACACGTACTACATCGTCGCCCACTTCCATTACGTGCTGTTCGGTGGCGCGATCCTCGGTATCTTCGCCGGGCTCTACTACTGGTGGCCGAAGATGTTCGGCAAGCTCCTCGACGAGAAGTGGGGCAAGTGGAACTTCTGGATGATGATCGTCGGCATGAACCTCACGTTCGGCCCGATGCACATCATCGGCCTGCAGGGTCAGCCCCGGCGCATGTACGTCTGGACCGAGGCCCGCGCCGGATCCGGCTTCTTCGATCTGGGCTTCTGGAACCTGATCTCGTCGATCGGGTCGTTCGTCCTCGGCATCGGCGTGCTGCTCTTCTTCGTCAACGTGTTCCTCTCGCACCGTCGTCACGGCCCGGCGCCGCTCGACCCGTGGGATGCCCGTGCGCTCGAGTGGCTCACCACGAACCCGCCGAAGGAGCACAACTTCGATCGCGTGCCGACCGTCGGTCATCTCGACGACTTCTTCCACCGCAAGTACGAAGATCGCGGCGAGGACGGTCACCACGACTTCCACCAGGTGGCCACGGCCGAGGAACTGATGGCGGTCGAAGAGGCCAACGCCGATCCCGACATCCACCTGCCGTCGCCGTCGTACTGGCCGATCGTGCTCGCCTTCGGCCTGCCGGTGATGGCCTACGGCGTGATCTACAACTTCCTGCTGATCCCGGCCGGCGCAGTCATCGTGCTGTTGGCGATGTTCGGCTGGAGCCTCGAGCCGCACACGGCGACCGAGGCCGACTACGACCCGCCGACCCCCGAGGGTGGCGCCGAACTGGAGGTCGCCGATCATGGCTGA
- the clpS gene encoding ATP-dependent Clp protease adapter ClpS, with translation MPTTLEPTQVQEPDLDEHLAPDHPWIVLVWNDPVNLMSYVTFVLQKLFGYSTEKATELMLDVHHKGRAVVANGSREQAEMHVFRLHEHGLWATMEKDGPDA, from the coding sequence GTGCCCACCACGCTCGAACCGACCCAGGTCCAAGAACCTGACCTCGACGAGCACCTCGCGCCCGACCACCCGTGGATCGTGCTGGTCTGGAACGATCCGGTCAACCTGATGAGCTACGTCACCTTCGTGCTCCAGAAACTGTTCGGGTACTCGACGGAGAAGGCGACCGAGCTGATGCTCGACGTGCACCACAAGGGTCGCGCCGTCGTCGCCAACGGCAGCCGCGAGCAGGCGGAGATGCACGTGTTCCGGCTGCACGAGCACGGCCTGTGGGCGACGATGGAGAAGGACGGACCCGATGCCTGA
- a CDS encoding cbb3-type cytochrome c oxidase subunit I, translated as MTTIDTRADTAAGGDGSSALVSFFAGAANWVVTTDHKRIGRMYLGAGMLALAAASVLGLVLGLERADESSALLDGDALLQVFQAYRVGLVFGAVIPLALGLAIAIAPLQLGARSIAFPRVALTGFYAWLGGLALTMSALGANGGIGGGDADAVDLFLAGHGLMIVGLLASAGCVATSVLTTRAPGMTMRRVPLFAWSSLVGALGMLLALPVVFGAIVYLFLDHRYAQLNFGGSEGIAAWIGWAFSVPAVVVFALPAIGFAAETIPVTFKARPAVRGVAFAGIALVAVTALAAVTQQFVHAVTFDTSGQEFLEGAVPMLVFTGLPLLGLLIVMALGALTAKNGLADGRPRVSAPFVFGFLGLGMITVGLVGNLLQSITDLELLGTTFEEGATLYVVDGTALAVMGGVVFWAPKLWGRVLPDKKVLPLALLGVLGTILASLPLYIAGFLDQAGGIPANDADVATFLSIGDVEGEALWTILSLAGHGLVALTVVAFVGLMLATFTGDGDAADDNPYGGHTIEWSTPSPAPAHNYEHVATVASPTPQFDLTHEGSQS; from the coding sequence ATGACGACGATCGATACACGTGCAGACACGGCGGCGGGCGGCGACGGCTCGTCGGCCCTCGTGTCGTTCTTCGCCGGCGCGGCGAACTGGGTCGTGACCACCGACCACAAACGGATCGGGCGCATGTACCTCGGCGCCGGCATGCTGGCGCTCGCCGCCGCATCGGTGCTGGGCCTCGTGCTCGGCCTCGAACGGGCCGACGAGTCGAGCGCACTGCTCGACGGCGACGCCCTGCTCCAGGTCTTCCAGGCCTATCGAGTCGGGCTGGTCTTCGGCGCCGTGATCCCGCTGGCGCTCGGTCTGGCGATCGCGATCGCCCCGCTGCAGCTCGGCGCCCGCTCGATCGCGTTTCCCCGGGTCGCGCTGACCGGTTTCTACGCATGGCTCGGCGGTCTGGCCCTCACGATGTCGGCCCTCGGTGCCAATGGCGGCATCGGCGGCGGTGACGCCGACGCCGTCGACCTGTTCCTCGCCGGCCACGGTCTGATGATCGTCGGACTGCTCGCCTCCGCCGGCTGCGTCGCCACGTCCGTGCTGACCACCCGGGCCCCCGGCATGACCATGCGCCGCGTCCCACTGTTCGCCTGGTCGTCACTGGTCGGTGCGCTGGGCATGTTGCTCGCGCTGCCGGTCGTCTTCGGTGCGATCGTCTATCTGTTTCTCGATCACCGCTACGCACAGCTCAACTTCGGTGGTTCCGAAGGCATCGCCGCCTGGATCGGCTGGGCGTTCTCGGTGCCGGCCGTCGTCGTGTTCGCCCTGCCGGCGATCGGGTTCGCCGCCGAGACGATCCCGGTCACGTTCAAGGCCCGCCCGGCCGTGCGCGGCGTCGCATTCGCCGGGATCGCTCTCGTCGCGGTCACGGCACTCGCCGCCGTCACCCAGCAGTTCGTCCACGCGGTCACGTTCGACACCTCCGGTCAGGAGTTCCTCGAGGGCGCCGTGCCGATGCTGGTCTTCACCGGTTTGCCGCTGCTCGGGCTCCTCATCGTGATGGCCCTCGGCGCGTTGACCGCCAAGAACGGCCTCGCCGACGGTCGGCCTCGCGTCTCCGCACCGTTCGTGTTCGGGTTCCTCGGGCTCGGCATGATCACCGTCGGCCTCGTCGGCAACCTGCTCCAGAGCATCACCGACCTCGAACTCCTCGGCACCACCTTCGAAGAGGGCGCCACGCTCTACGTCGTCGACGGCACGGCACTGGCCGTCATGGGCGGCGTCGTGTTCTGGGCGCCGAAGCTGTGGGGGCGGGTGCTGCCCGACAAGAAGGTGTTGCCGCTCGCACTGCTGGGCGTGCTCGGCACGATCCTCGCATCCCTGCCGCTGTACATCGCCGGGTTCCTCGACCAGGCCGGCGGCATCCCCGCCAACGACGCCGACGTCGCGACGTTCCTGTCGATCGGCGACGTCGAGGGCGAGGCGCTCTGGACGATCCTCTCGCTGGCCGGTCACGGCCTCGTCGCTCTGACGGTCGTCGCGTTCGTCGGCCTGATGCTCGCGACCTTCACCGGTGACGGCGACGCCGCCGACGACAATCCGTACGGCGGCCACACGATCGAGTGGAGCACGCCCTCGCCGGCTCCCGCCCACAACTACGAGCACGTCGCCACGGTGGCGTCCCCGACGCCCCAGTTCGACCTGACCCACGAAGGGAGCCAGTCGTGA
- a CDS encoding DUF1479 family protein, whose protein sequence is MIDPRLAALLDRHGLTPDRVAELFGIAAERMRTEVAAVVVESEQGAAVPVVSFADIAAGTVDDSTVDAVRRRGCTVVRGTFDRSLAEQWDDDVARYLEQNRFEHEYLARYPDGGGRRIWGVYWSPSQVAARQHEHMEATRSFLNSLWRHESDGRSWFDPDDDIGYPDRLRRRAPGVEASGLPPHSDAASCRGWRIAENEHVFREVLAGRFDAYDPWDAAYRTTADPDRDAPSSVFRTFQGWTALSEMRPDDGVLHLLPIPRAAAYMLLRGIAGELGLLGAEPEPAPNRFGADELLLPALVPIPAVEPGDTVWWHSDVIHSVADASNDTRWGNVMYIAATPSCERNDAYRASMFERFEAGLSPRDFPDEHFEAGFTGRPTVDDLDAVGRRHFGLPALVDD, encoded by the coding sequence GTGATCGACCCGCGGCTCGCTGCGTTGCTCGACCGGCACGGGTTGACCCCCGACCGTGTGGCCGAACTGTTCGGCATCGCCGCCGAGCGGATGCGGACCGAGGTCGCGGCCGTCGTCGTCGAGTCCGAACAGGGCGCGGCGGTCCCCGTCGTGTCGTTCGCCGACATCGCCGCCGGAACGGTCGACGACTCGACGGTCGACGCCGTCCGACGACGTGGGTGCACGGTCGTGCGGGGCACCTTCGACCGATCCCTCGCCGAGCAGTGGGACGACGACGTGGCCCGCTACCTCGAACAGAACCGCTTCGAACACGAGTACCTCGCCCGCTACCCCGATGGCGGCGGCCGCCGGATCTGGGGCGTCTACTGGTCGCCGTCACAGGTCGCCGCCCGACAGCACGAGCACATGGAGGCGACGCGATCGTTCCTGAACTCGTTGTGGCGGCACGAGTCCGACGGCCGGTCGTGGTTCGACCCCGACGACGACATCGGCTACCCCGACCGGTTGCGTCGGAGGGCACCCGGCGTCGAAGCGAGCGGACTGCCGCCGCACTCCGATGCGGCGTCGTGCCGTGGCTGGCGGATCGCGGAGAACGAACACGTCTTCCGCGAGGTGCTCGCCGGACGTTTCGACGCGTACGACCCGTGGGACGCGGCGTACCGCACCACGGCCGACCCCGACCGTGATGCGCCGTCGTCGGTGTTCCGGACATTCCAGGGTTGGACCGCGCTGTCGGAGATGCGCCCCGACGACGGCGTGCTGCACCTGCTGCCGATCCCGCGGGCGGCGGCGTACATGTTGCTGCGGGGGATCGCCGGCGAGCTGGGCCTCCTGGGGGCCGAGCCCGAGCCCGCGCCGAACCGGTTCGGTGCCGACGAGCTGCTCCTCCCGGCGCTCGTGCCGATCCCGGCCGTCGAGCCCGGCGACACCGTCTGGTGGCACAGCGACGTGATCCACTCGGTCGCCGACGCATCCAACGACACGCGCTGGGGCAACGTCATGTACATCGCCGCCACGCCCAGCTGCGAGCGCAACGACGCCTACCGCGCCTCGATGTTCGAACGGTTCGAAGCCGGGCTCAGCCCCCGCGACTTCCCCGACGAGCACTTCGAAGCCGGGTTCACGGGCCGGCCGACCGTCGACGATCTCGATGCCGTCGGTCGTCGCCATTTCGGTCTGCCCGCCCTCGTGGACGACTGA
- a CDS encoding cytochrome c oxidase subunit 3, which yields MSTATGQLALPPAAPAAPRRQLFIGTAVACVAATMLIGGMLAIWVLLRERVVDGGGRFPVDHIIPEVASNVMLMTVWALCLFAQWAVYSGTRGDRAHTALALGVTGLLAIAFINAQAFVYVDMGVEINETYYGALFYAITGVMLALVVAGLVYSTVAAFRALGGRLAETEILSAHALYWYFIAIAYSAVWFFVYVTK from the coding sequence GTGAGCACTGCGACCGGCCAGCTGGCACTGCCCCCCGCAGCCCCGGCGGCGCCCCGACGTCAACTGTTCATCGGCACCGCCGTCGCCTGTGTCGCGGCGACGATGCTCATCGGCGGCATGCTCGCGATCTGGGTGCTGCTGCGCGAACGGGTCGTCGACGGCGGCGGCCGTTTCCCGGTCGACCACATCATCCCCGAGGTCGCCAGCAACGTGATGCTGATGACCGTCTGGGCGCTCTGTCTCTTCGCCCAGTGGGCCGTGTACTCCGGTACCCGCGGCGACCGGGCCCACACGGCCCTCGCGCTCGGCGTGACCGGGCTCCTCGCGATCGCCTTCATCAACGCCCAGGCGTTCGTCTACGTCGACATGGGCGTCGAGATCAACGAGACCTATTACGGGGCGCTGTTCTACGCCATCACCGGTGTCATGCTGGCGCTGGTCGTGGCCGGCCTCGTCTACTCGACCGTCGCCGCCTTCCGGGCGCTCGGTGGTCGACTGGCCGAAACCGAGATCCTCTCGGCGCACGCCCTCTACTGGTACTTCATTGCCATCGCGTACAGCGCGGTCTGGTTCTTCGTCTACGTCACCAAGTGA
- a CDS encoding shikimate kinase, with translation MEATSPPEPVRPTERGRSGDADWLAGTGDGTDPDRHVHMVVLGPPGAGSSTVGRMVAHELHRPYVDHDSVAGLDRDPGGGDGSGVDDDGTHDIEVLRRVLATHGSVVYGAGGRVAEQVRPDDVAGAYLVWLDASPEVVVDRLGDREHPVLGPDPLSALRDYVARVDPTIRERADLTVSVDDVEPAVATERIRQAWRRHVDEIESAS, from the coding sequence ATGGAGGCGACATCGCCACCAGAACCCGTCCGACCGACGGAACGCGGTCGGTCGGGCGACGCCGACTGGCTCGCAGGAACCGGCGACGGCACCGACCCCGACCGTCACGTCCACATGGTCGTGCTCGGTCCGCCCGGCGCGGGGAGTTCGACGGTCGGGCGGATGGTGGCGCACGAGCTCCATCGCCCCTACGTCGACCACGACTCGGTCGCCGGCCTCGACCGCGACCCCGGCGGTGGCGACGGGTCCGGCGTTGATGACGACGGCACCCACGACATCGAGGTGCTGCGGCGCGTCCTCGCGACCCACGGCTCGGTGGTCTACGGCGCCGGTGGACGTGTCGCCGAGCAGGTTCGCCCCGACGACGTCGCCGGCGCGTACCTGGTCTGGCTCGACGCGAGCCCCGAGGTCGTCGTCGATCGGCTCGGTGACCGGGAACACCCCGTACTCGGCCCCGATCCGCTGAGCGCGCTCCGTGATTACGTGGCGCGTGTCGATCCGACAATACGAGAGCGCGCCGACCTGACCGTCTCGGTCGACGACGTCGAGCCCGCCGTGGCGACGGAGCGGATCCGGCAGGCGTGGCGTCGGCATGTCGACGAGATCGAGTCGGCCTCGTGA
- a CDS encoding heme o synthase yields MAVGSRPLVPSRLAPGSVAHGTRRPATSTVGSYIALTKPRIIELLLITTVPTMVVAERGWPSTWLVLITLVGGTLAAGGANAINMFVDRDIDKLMERTKNRPLVTGVIEPRNALVFAVALEVVAFAVLWAGANLLSAVLALAATAFYVGIYTLWLKRTSRQNIVIGGAAGAVPVLVGWAAVQNDLSWTPVVLFGAMFFWTPPHFWALAIKYADDYRAANVPMLPAVVPFEHAVRQMVGHTLAMVACTLILIPVADLGWLYSISAVVLGAIFIAATLWLGRHPTATASMRVFGYSITYVTVLFGAMTLDILL; encoded by the coding sequence ATGGCAGTCGGCAGCCGACCACTCGTTCCATCCCGGTTGGCGCCGGGCAGCGTCGCTCACGGGACGCGCCGTCCCGCGACGTCCACGGTGGGGTCGTACATCGCGCTGACCAAACCGCGCATCATCGAGTTGCTGCTGATCACCACCGTGCCGACGATGGTCGTCGCCGAGCGCGGCTGGCCGTCCACCTGGCTGGTGCTGATCACCCTGGTCGGCGGCACGCTCGCCGCCGGTGGGGCGAACGCCATCAACATGTTCGTCGACCGCGACATCGACAAGCTGATGGAGCGGACCAAGAACCGGCCGCTCGTCACCGGCGTCATCGAACCGCGCAACGCGCTCGTGTTCGCCGTCGCGCTCGAGGTCGTCGCGTTCGCGGTCCTGTGGGCCGGCGCGAACCTGCTGTCGGCGGTGCTCGCACTCGCCGCCACCGCGTTCTACGTCGGTATCTACACGCTGTGGCTCAAGCGCACGAGCCGCCAGAACATCGTCATCGGCGGCGCGGCCGGCGCGGTCCCCGTGCTCGTCGGGTGGGCCGCGGTCCAGAACGATCTCTCGTGGACCCCGGTGGTGCTCTTCGGTGCCATGTTCTTCTGGACGCCGCCCCACTTCTGGGCGCTCGCCATCAAGTACGCCGACGACTACCGCGCCGCCAACGTCCCGATGCTGCCGGCCGTCGTCCCGTTCGAGCACGCGGTCCGCCAGATGGTCGGCCACACCTTGGCGATGGTCGCCTGCACGTTGATCCTGATCCCGGTCGCCGACCTCGGTTGGCTCTATTCGATCTCCGCGGTGGTGCTCGGGGCGATCTTCATCGCCGCCACCCTCTGGCTCGGTCGGCATCCGACGGCGACCGCCTCGATGCGGGTGTTCGGGTACTCGATCACGTACGTGACGGTCCTGTTCGGAGCGATGACACTCGACATCCTGCTGTGA
- a CDS encoding cytochrome c oxidase subunit 3, whose amino-acid sequence MADAAVTDTAPEAHDAHGHDGHGAHVTSTGLSNNKLAMWIFLGSECLLFGGLISTYMLYRGRHSENLGPDQVWDIPFTSASSFVLLMSSLTMVLAVTAAQRKDDRNTRLWLTVTALLGSLFVAGQVYEFTTFYREGLGFTTSLFSSSFYTLTGFHGVHVSVGVIMLLATVGMILKNRIPGDKAEVVELVGLYWHFVDIVWILIFTLVYLIPA is encoded by the coding sequence ATGGCTGACGCCGCTGTCACCGACACCGCGCCCGAGGCGCACGACGCCCACGGTCACGACGGCCACGGTGCCCACGTCACGTCGACCGGGCTGTCCAACAACAAGCTCGCGATGTGGATCTTCCTGGGGTCCGAGTGCCTGCTCTTCGGCGGCCTCATCTCCACCTACATGCTGTATCGCGGCCGCCACAGTGAGAACCTCGGCCCCGACCAGGTGTGGGACATCCCGTTCACGTCGGCGTCGAGTTTCGTCCTGCTGATGTCGTCGCTCACGATGGTGCTGGCCGTCACGGCTGCGCAGCGCAAGGACGACCGCAACACCCGTTTGTGGCTCACCGTGACGGCGCTGCTCGGTTCGCTCTTCGTCGCCGGCCAGGTCTACGAGTTCACGACGTTCTACCGCGAGGGCCTCGGCTTCACGACGAGCCTGTTCTCGTCGAGCTTCTACACGCTCACCGGCTTCCACGGCGTGCACGTGTCGGTCGGCGTCATCATGCTGCTCGCCACGGTCGGCATGATTCTGAAGAACCGCATTCCGGGCGACAAGGCCGAGGTGGTCGAGTTGGTCGGCCTGTACTGGCACTTCGTCGACATCGTGTGGATCCTGATCTTCACCCTCGTCTACCTGATCCCTGCCTGA
- a CDS encoding class II fumarate hydratase, producing MTDAERRWGTETQHAIENFRISDRTMHPSLIRWLALIKSAAATVNADLGLLDRDIADAIVVAADRIVDGEYPDQFPVDVYQTGSGTSTNMNVNEVVAALTDHLAHPNDHVNMGQSSNDVMPTAMRLAACEMIELRLVPATDALVEALRARAAEFADVVKPGRTHLMDAVPVLLGDEFASWAVQIEEASEVIRSSLVQLARVPLGGTAVGNGLGCHPDFPARVLDLVADRAGLTIRPSSPPDRIARQGGHDAVVAVSGGLNVLATALTKVCNDLRWMSSGPNTGLAEIAIPALQKGSSIMPGKVNPVIPEAVLQVCARVIGNHTTITVAGMQGNFELNVMIPVVADAVLESIGIMTNGCRTLVERCIADVTADVEHARALAARSLPLATALNQDLGYERVEEIVNDARQTGRSVRDAALALGVDPSLVDRRLDLDRIARGAADPDRA from the coding sequence GTGACCGACGCCGAACGTCGGTGGGGGACCGAGACCCAGCACGCGATCGAGAACTTCCGCATCTCCGACCGCACGATGCACCCGTCGCTGATCCGCTGGCTCGCACTGATCAAGTCGGCCGCAGCGACCGTCAACGCCGACCTGGGGCTGCTCGACCGGGACATCGCCGACGCGATCGTCGTTGCCGCCGACCGGATCGTCGACGGCGAGTACCCCGACCAGTTTCCGGTCGACGTGTACCAGACCGGGTCGGGCACGTCGACGAACATGAACGTCAACGAGGTGGTCGCCGCGCTCACCGACCACCTCGCCCACCCGAACGACCACGTCAACATGGGGCAGAGCTCGAACGACGTGATGCCGACCGCGATGCGGCTGGCGGCGTGCGAGATGATCGAACTCCGTCTCGTTCCCGCGACCGACGCCCTGGTCGAGGCGCTGCGGGCCCGAGCCGCCGAATTCGCCGACGTGGTGAAACCGGGCCGGACCCACCTGATGGATGCGGTGCCGGTGCTGCTCGGCGACGAGTTCGCGTCGTGGGCGGTCCAGATCGAGGAGGCGTCCGAGGTGATCCGGTCGTCGCTCGTCCAGCTCGCCCGGGTCCCGCTCGGCGGCACCGCGGTCGGCAACGGACTCGGCTGTCACCCCGACTTCCCCGCACGCGTACTCGACCTGGTCGCCGATCGGGCCGGACTCACGATCCGTCCGAGCTCGCCACCCGACCGGATCGCCCGTCAGGGCGGCCACGACGCCGTCGTCGCCGTCTCCGGCGGGCTCAACGTGCTCGCGACCGCGCTCACGAAGGTCTGCAACGACCTGCGGTGGATGTCGAGCGGGCCCAACACCGGGCTGGCCGAGATCGCGATCCCGGCGCTCCAGAAGGGCTCGTCGATCATGCCGGGGAAGGTGAATCCGGTCATCCCCGAAGCGGTGCTCCAGGTCTGCGCTCGGGTCATCGGCAACCACACGACGATCACGGTGGCCGGGATGCAGGGGAACTTCGAGCTCAACGTGATGATCCCCGTCGTCGCCGACGCCGTGCTCGAATCGATCGGGATCATGACCAACGGGTGCCGAACGCTGGTCGAGCGCTGCATCGCCGATGTGACCGCCGACGTCGAGCACGCCAGGGCGCTGGCCGCGCGCAGCCTCCCGCTCGCGACCGCGCTCAACCAGGACCTGGGCTACGAGCGGGTGGAGGAGATCGTGAACGACGCTCGACAGACCGGTCGCAGCGTGCGCGACGCCGCCCTCGCGCTGGGCGTCGACCCCTCCCTGGTCGATCGGCGCCTCGACCTCGACCGGATCGCGCGCGGGGCCGCGGACCCCGATCGCGCCTGA
- the coxB gene encoding cytochrome c oxidase subunit II, producing MTESRSTARRTGLAVAALGAAMVLSSCAADAPQDTWAPEGQYAQEIHDLQWWVFAIAGVVGVIVFAVIIFVVIKFRDRGQPIPEQSHGNALIEYAFIALPAVLLAVIAIPTVGLVIDLNDTDDAECVVNVTGQQWWWEYDYPIDANGDICGFTPTGDAAPIVTSGQMIIPTQAKVVIRGTSRDVIHSFWVPKLNGKRDMVPGRVHTWNFQAERPGIFAGQCAEFCGLSHANMRMEIVALDDDDFQAWIDNQLEPYQAPEADTLAAAGEATFIAQCARCHQIDGLTDADGELIVAQPENFVWSGAAPNLTNLMTRNTFAGATWDLLTPSCRDDVWEADPDEFGAKYLEGVTEECLNEIDLKEWLRDAPAKKPMYADPELLEETDDKVRGMPNLNLSEDQINELVAYLLERK from the coding sequence ATGACCGAATCTCGCTCCACCGCCCGTCGTACCGGTCTCGCCGTCGCTGCACTCGGCGCCGCCATGGTGCTGTCGTCGTGCGCCGCCGACGCCCCGCAAGACACGTGGGCACCCGAGGGCCAGTACGCCCAGGAGATCCACGACCTGCAGTGGTGGGTGTTCGCGATCGCCGGCGTCGTCGGCGTGATCGTGTTCGCCGTCATCATCTTCGTGGTGATCAAGTTCCGTGACCGTGGTCAGCCGATCCCCGAGCAGTCGCACGGCAACGCGCTGATCGAGTACGCGTTCATCGCCCTGCCGGCGGTGCTGCTCGCCGTGATCGCGATCCCCACCGTCGGTCTGGTCATCGACCTCAACGACACCGACGACGCCGAGTGTGTCGTCAACGTCACCGGTCAGCAGTGGTGGTGGGAGTACGACTACCCGATCGACGCCAACGGTGACATCTGCGGCTTCACGCCCACCGGCGATGCTGCCCCGATCGTCACCAGCGGCCAGATGATCATCCCGACGCAGGCCAAGGTCGTCATCCGCGGCACCAGCCGTGACGTCATCCACTCGTTCTGGGTGCCGAAGCTCAACGGCAAGCGCGACATGGTCCCCGGACGCGTGCACACCTGGAACTTCCAGGCCGAACGGCCGGGCATCTTCGCCGGTCAGTGCGCCGAGTTCTGCGGCCTCTCGCACGCCAACATGCGGATGGAGATCGTGGCGCTCGACGACGACGATTTCCAGGCGTGGATCGACAACCAGCTCGAGCCGTACCAGGCGCCCGAAGCCGACACGCTCGCCGCCGCCGGCGAAGCGACGTTCATCGCCCAGTGCGCCCGCTGTCACCAGATCGACGGCCTCACCGACGCCGACGGCGAATTGATCGTGGCGCAGCCCGAGAACTTCGTCTGGAGCGGAGCGGCGCCGAACCTCACCAACCTCATGACCCGCAACACGTTCGCCGGCGCCACCTGGGATCTCCTGACCCCGTCGTGCCGCGACGACGTGTGGGAGGCCGATCCCGACGAGTTCGGAGCCAAGTACCTCGAGGGCGTCACCGAGGAATGTCTCAACGAGATCGACCTGAAGGAGTGGTTGCGCGACGCCCCGGCCAAGAAGCCGATGTACGCCGACCCCGAGCTGCTGGAGGAGACCGACGACAAGGTCCGCGGCATGCCGAACCTCAACCTGTCCGAAGACCAGATCAACGAACTGGTCGCCTACCTCCTCGAGCGGAAGTGA